The following coding sequences are from one Canis lupus dingo isolate Sandy chromosome 21, ASM325472v2, whole genome shotgun sequence window:
- the AMPD3 gene encoding AMP deaminase 3 isoform X1, whose product MPRQFPKLNISEVDEQVRLLAEKVFAKVLREEDSKDALSLFTVPEDCPIGQKEAKERELQKELAEQKSVETAKRKKSFKMIRSQSLSLQMPTQQDWKGPPTASPVMSPTTPVLPGATSQPTPAPYAMPEFQRVTISGDYCAGITVEDYEQAAKSLAKALMIREKYARLAYHRFPRTTARYLGHRRVDAAPPEEGLPDFHPPPLPQEDPYCLDDAPPNLGYLVRMQGGILFVYDNKKMLERQEPHSLPYPDLETYTVDMSHILALITDGPTKTYCHRRLNFLESKFSLHEMLNEMSEFKELKSNPHRDFYNVRKVDTHIHAAACMNQKHLLRFIKHTYQTEPDRAVAEKRGRKITLRQVFDSLHMDPYDLTVDSLDVHAGRQTFHRFDKFNSKYNPVGASELRDLYLKTENYLGGEYFARMVKEVARELEESKYQYSEPRLSIYGRSPEEWPNLARWFIQHKVYSPNMRWIIQVPRIYDIFRSKKLLPSFGKMLENIFLPLFEATINPQDHQELHLFLKYVTGFDSVDDESKHSDHMFSDKSPSPDIWTSEQNPPYSYYLYYMYANIMVLNNLRRERGLSTFLFRPHCGEAGSITHLVSAFLTADNISHGLLLKKSPVLQYLYYLAQIPIAMSPLSNNSLFLEYSKNPLREFLHKGLHVSLSTDDPMQFHYTKEALMEEYAIAAQVWKLSTCDLCEIARNSVLQSGLSHQEKQKFLGQNYYKEGPEGNDIRKTNVAQIRMAFRYETLCNELSFLSDAMKSEEITALTK is encoded by the exons aaagaaaagtttcAAGATGATTCGGTCCCAGTCCCTGTCTCTGCAAATGCCGACGCAGCAAGATTGGAAGGGTCCCCCGACAGCCAGTCCGGTCATGTCTCCCACCACCCCTGTGCTCCCTGGAGCCACTTCGCAGCCCACGCCAGCGCCCTATGCCATGCCCGAGTTCCAGCGAGTCACCATCAGCGGAGATTACTGTGCTGGG ATCACTGTAGAGGACTATGAGCAGGCTGCCAAGAGCCTGGCCAAGGCCCTGATGATACGGGAGAAGTATGCCAGGCTTGCCTACCACCGCTTCCCACGGACCACAGCCCGGTACCTGGGTCATCGGCGGGTAGACGCTGCACCACCGGAGGAGGGCCTCCCAG ACTTccaccctccccctctgccccaggaaGACCCCTACTGTCTGGACGATGCTCCCCCCAACCTGGGCTACCTGGTTCGCATGCAGGGAGGCATCCTCTTCGTGTATGATAACAAGAAGATGCTGGAGCGCCAGGAGCCCCACAGCCTGCCCTATCCCGACCTGGAGACCTACACGGTGGACATGAGCCACATCCTGGCTCTCATCACAGATGGCCCCAC GAAAACATACTGTCACCGGCGACTGAACTTTCTGGAATCCAAGTTCAGCCTTCatgaaatgttaaatgaaatgtcTGAGTTCAAAGAGTTGAAGAGTAACCCCCACCGAGACTTCTATAATGTGAGAAAG GTGGACACACACATCCATGCGGCTGCCTGCATGAACCAGAAGCACTTGCTGCGCTTCATCAAGCACACGTACCAGACAGAGCCTGACAGGGCTGTGGCGGAGAAGCGGGGCCGGAAGATCACCCTGCGGCAGGTGTTCGACAGCCTGCACATGGACCCGTATGACCTCACTGTGGACTCACTGGATGTCCATGCG GGCCGGCAGACATTCCATCGCTTCGACAAGTTCAACTCCAAGTACAACCCTGTGGGGGCCAGCGAGCTGCGCGACCTGTATTTGAAAACGGAGAACTACCTGGGAGGAGAGTACTTTGCTCGGATGGTCAAG GAGGTGGCCAGGGAGCTGGAGGAGAGCAAGTACCAGTACTCGGAGCCACGGCTCTCCATCTACGGCCGCAGTCCTGAGGAGTGGCCCAACCTGGCCCGCTGGTTCATCCAGCACAAGGTCTACTCCCCCAACATGCGCTGgatcatccaggtgccccggatCTA TGACATATTTAGGTCAAAGAAGCTGTTGCCAAGCTTTGGGAAGATGCTGGAGAACATCTTCCTGCCCCTCTTTGAGGCCACAATCAACCCCCAAGATCACCAGGAGCTTCATCTTTTCCTTAAATAT GTGACAGGGTTTGACAGTGTGGATGATGAGTCCAAGCACAGCGACCATATGTTCTCAGACAAGAGCCCCAGCCCAGACATCTGGACCAGTGAACAGAACCCGCCCTACAGCTACTACCTGTACTACATGTATGCCAACATCATGGTGCTCAACAACCTCCGCAG GGAACGAGGCCTGAGCACTTTCCTCTTCCGGCCTCACTGCGGGGAGGCCGGCTCCATCACCCACCTGGTGTCTGCTTTCCTTACTGCTGACAACATTTCCCACGGGCTGCTCCTCAAGAAG AGTCCGGTGTTGCAGTATCTCTACTACCTGGCTCAGATCCCCATTGCCATGTCTCCTCTTAGCAACAACAGTCTGTTCCTTGAATATTCCAAAAACCCTCTGAGGGAATTCCTGCACAAGGGACTGCATGTTTCTCTCTCCACCGATGACCCCATGCAATTCCACTACACAAAG GAAGCACTTATGGAAGAATATGCAATTGCAGCTCAAGTGTGGAAGCTGAGCACGTGTGACCTGTGTGAAATCGCCAGGAACAGTGTGCTGCAGAGCGGCCTCTCGCATCAG GAGAAGCAAAAGTTTCTGGgacaaaattattataaagaaggACCTGAAGGAAATGATATTCGAAAGACAAATGTTGCTCAGATCCGGATGGCGTTCCGATATGAGACCTTATGCAATGAGCTCAGCTTCCTGTCTGATGCCATGAAATCAGAAGAAATCACAGCTCTGACCAAATAG